The window TATTCATcgttatattatcttttttatgtgTATATGGGGGGTTTTTGGGTAGAGAAATTCATTTCTGATCTTGATTTTTACCTATGACCACCGCCAGAGGGCGTTTCATgcatattttaactatttttcttctattttccgaaaaaaattacatttttttggtgaaattgaacttgattttatttttttcaacagaaattcaacctaaaaaaaaaagaacgtgtaaaaaatttaaaaaaatgaatttagtgGAAGAAAAGCgaaataagttatttttgaaagtcTTTCTTGCTTTCAAGTCTGGGGTATTTTGCACGGCTTTCTGATGTAACCATAACACTGTGtcgactttttttaaaaacatgtttttcatTGCCTGTATGTGCACCAGAATTCTTGGATCAGGCAATGATGGATCATCGTATTCTAAATATTGTTCCAAATGATCATACGTAATGCTATGCGTAAACGGTGGTTCGAATAagacatcatttttatttaaatcaatcatATTCGTATAATCTGTACAATTGAAGTTTGTCAAAGGTTTTTGATAAACTCTAAGATGTGCCGGGTCGTACAGATTTCTTTGgtattgtaaaattttcttgattGCGATGTTTCGTGTCtcttttttatcatcaaataacatcgctaacaaaatattttcggAATGTGCATAGTATGAATTGTCTTTAATGACATTATTCAGAACTCCGCGTATATTTGTAACCAAATATTGTGTCCAACGAatgaatttgtaaaataatacaCTACCAAAGACCACCGAATTATAGTACTACACCGaattatagaattttatttatattcaaatatcaaattttgatttgaaacGAAAAACGAACGCTAAATAAATGACTCGAAAACGCTTTGTttacaaaacataaacaaaaaaatactctCATTTAAAATGTTGTAGTAAATACGCtcgatgattattatttttatataaatacgcacgataattattatttttaaagattaattttattctcttttccaaaactcaaaatttatgcATTGCAGATTTTTCTAGAATGAATGAGCAACGGAAACAGTATATAGTTGATGGCAAAATGTCAAACAACATTTCGCCCCTGAGGACCAGTTTGGTTTTTGGCGGCATGCTATACATTATTCCTACACACATTATTCCGGCATGCCattcatacaaatatattattcctACGCACATTATTCCTACATGctatacaaataaatacattacAATGTATTAcatatttcagaaaaaagtaATCAAGCAAGAGAACAACATCGATGCCAATGTGTATTAAATTACACATTTTTAACACAtaccttttaattatttttgaacttcaCAATTATTTGCTGGCAGGAAATTTATAACGCACCTTCACTGGAATGATGCTCAAACACGAATGAACTGAACACTCAtaaatgttattgttgttgtgctCTGTCACAAAATGTCAGTAATGATGTTTTAgcgatgtttttttttaaataaatacgttgTTGACTTAAAAGCAACAACACTTTGTCGCTTTTTTCTCTCACTAAattcgtttgtttttttttacacatattcttattttttaggATGAAtttctgttgaaaaaaataaaataaagatcaaTTTTACcgaaaaaattgcaatttttctcgaaaatatagataaaaaatagttaaaatatgcATGAAACCCCCTCTGGCGGTGGTCATAGGTAACAATCAAAATCAGAAATGAATTTCTCTACCCCAAAAACCCCCCATATAcacataaaaaagataatataacgATGAATAAAAAATCgaattttgaatcaaaatgaTGTTATAgggaaaaaatcattttttgaaaaatgggAGACTCGAAAATCGAGATAGACCTATGGTTCTTTCACCAAAGTTGCTTAGAATTGTCCATAGAATCATCCTAGGGAGCGGCTCTAATCGACAAAAAATTTGGccctaatatgtatatatgtatatgtatatatatatatatatatatatatacatatatacatatatatatatatatatatatatatatatatatatatatacacacacttatTTTCAGAACTTCTCAgcacaaaatgtaaaaatacttttaaaaatataacaatttttaaagtttatctaaaaacattttattatttaaattcatgACTTGTTTGACTATATATAGTCattatcagttaaaatatatttgtcaaAAGCGGTATAAAGTATAGTATATAATTGTACAAACGAACATAATATAAGCCataaaattgataacaaacttcctatatatacaaaaataactattaaaaatcatttaacaaatgtcaaatatgtaaaaaaagaaccagtaaattattttaaatggtaGCCATTTTAACATGATTTACTTGTTACAGGTTTTTCCCATCCTATATtaatactttctttatttttaattcaattttgttaTTGGCACAATCCTTAGTCAAAAagcaaacaaatcaaaaaatgtttttcttttgagtgaagaaaatataaatagggtataaaaactcttttataaatatgaGAGTATCCCTTCTGTAGTGTTCAATCATTTGTGTCTTTAAGTGGCAAGACATTTTGTCAATATAATAGGCAAAACAAATTTGTAAGACGAATGGTTTAAAATCTACAGGAAGGTGAtctttagatgaaaaaaagttaGGCACTTCAACACTTACACAAGTTAGATACTTTGATATAAACTGAAAAGTTTACTGAggtaaacaaaataatcataCTTCACATgggtaataattaaaaaagacaaacatcacaatctaaactttttttattaaactccAAAAATAGATGTATATTTCACTAAAATTACATTTCAATGAAGTATTTGACAAGAGTCCCCTTTCAATAACATCTTTACATAGATTACATTTCAAGTAAGCAACTTGCAAAAGATCTCACAAGGTGTTACATTAGAAAAACAGTGAGTACCTGATTCTGATGCATATTCTCCCTAAAACCAAAGACctgttgaaatttttatttgtagagTTTGAAAAAGTCATTGCTAGCTATATCGTGCTTAACCTGATCATTAATCAAACCATGTATGCGCTTCATAACAATACAAGCTTCTATATAACAAGCTTGCTTGCAAACAAAACAAGCATGCAAAAACTGGTATCCTGGTAGAGGCAAGGCGACTTATTTGCCTAAAACTGCTGCACTATGATTCTCTCTTTTGCTTCAACAGTCAAATACTACTTGAAAAAAGTAGCGCTTTTATCGCGAAAATGCTAACACATGTCTTGTTTGCTTCAACTTCTTAACACTAACAAAGTGAATACCAATCAAGTCAGTTACCAAGTCGGTTACCGACTTACAATGTCTCTTAACAACTGGTAATCTTCGCTTTGTTAGCTCAGATATTTTACCAATATAAAAGAGTTCAAATAGCGAGTTTGTTTGGTCTTCAGATGGTAATGAAACATCATAACTACCTTTATTTAAGTTGTGGATTTTTTCAATTCTCCAAGATGGGTGCATATTATGtttgagaattttaaaaagattgttaATATCAAAACGAAGACCAGTATAGTAAGGATAGTATTgttaattttgaaagttctatcaataaaacacttattttatatgaaaacgaAGTAAAGCTGAAAAAGTTGGTGTATGATCCAGTATAggtttttttacgaaaaactGTTGTAATTTTTGAACTGTTTGACTTACATAGAGTTATgtccaaaaatatatttttgagttttctttctttttcatgGTAAAAGATATTGAAGAATAAAAATGCGTGGTTTTCAGGGGAAAGCAGCAAAAATGTCATGTACATAACAATtgtaaaacaattgttttactCATATGACTTGACTCATTTTTCTTCAAAGTTACCCATAAACAAATTAGCAAGTACAGGTGCTAATGGAGAACCAATAACAATGTCACCAATTTGGTCATAAACCTGGTctttaaacaatgtttaaatcatctagctcatatttgaaaaatccaaaaaatattttgaaaaaaagtccagaatttaaaaatCCAGAATTTATTTCggaattttttaagcttttaagCTGAtagttttctcaatttttttgaaactttttttatgagaataatttaataagttaaaaaatatttgttttttaattcaaaaatatatttaattatataaatttataattacaaaaactatttgGATATCCCAAAAAACTAAAGATAGGAAGAAACATCTGGAATTCCGGATATAtccagaaaaagataatccctgttTAAAGTGAAAATGCGTTTAGGCTGTTGCGAaaacaaagagtttttttaaattacttttgttaattttaagaTTTGTACTGTTTTTTATGATAACATCGGCAACAATAtctattgttttttgtaatggAATGTTTACGTATAAGCTTGTGATATCGAAAGAtacaaaaaaactgttaaataagTTACCTTCGTTAACTTCTTTAACAAAGGTGAAAGAATCTTTAGAAAGAACAAAATTCAGATGGTATTAAtggagaaaataaattttaaagaaatctagCCAAATGATAGTTATAAGTGCTAATAGATGATACGATAGGTTGGAAACATATATCGTGATCAGAAGACCTTAATTTATGCATTTTCAGAAGACCGCAAATGCAAGCAggataaaaaccaaaaaaaaattcaaatcatcaaaaaaaccttGACTTTTGAGTTTCCTTAAGAAGTTTTGAAGTAGCATTTCCCTATTAATAGTGACACcgttttttttaagtgtttaaatttagttggaTCATTAATAATATTGTCATAAACCTTTCTATCCAATATAACAACACTATTTCCTTAATCTGGTTTTAAAATGACAATAAACATCtggttttaaaatatcatgtctttttaaagtttcctTAGATGGtcagtatttatatatatatatatatatatatatatatatatatatatatatatatatatatatatatatatatatatatatatatatatatatatatatatatatatatatacaaattggCAAGATAAGATAGTTTTGCTTTTAGTTTACCAGaagtgtcatttttaaattattcagaagAAATCGATTAATGAGTTCAAACTAAaagctaaaagaaaaaagttagcAGGCAAACCAAAACCAACAAATGAAATTATGCATACAAGTTGCAATACTTTTAGAAATCTGTTTGATTTGTTTATCTTGAcctacaatttatattttttaagtaataattattttttatgatattaagtacattaaatataaatgtctatttttgtattaatgtGATTTATGTAGCtgtaattagtttaaataaacagaaaagATTTGTGAAAAATGTGctaaattttgaaacattttacaTTTCGCAAAACAGTTTtccttatttttcttaaaagtaaaaactttaagtCGCCAAACTTAAAAATGACTCTAAGTCATcttattttcatataaacagCAAATCAAACTCACTTAAAAAAGACCCCGTGCACAATTCATCTTATTTCTATGAAAATAGCACATCAGACTATTCAGATTGGATGGAATTAAAGAAACTCTTAAAATTATCTTTGAGTAAGTACATAAGATCAAAGAGAATTTACAAGTACTACGATTACATCAAGGACtggtttttttattcaatgcaGTCTTGATGTATGATGAAAtgtagaaaaacaaaattattgtcAGGGTTGTTTTGATtgaaaatcctaaaaaatttcaaaaatttttcttttagtgaATTTTTACTTGGAGCTCCATCTGTTAATATTGCAACATTTTGTGCAgtattttagttatttgaatCTTTTCCACTATCAGAGTAAAACTTATAGCTtataattactaaaacaaaGAAGAACTTCTATTACtcttatatacttatattaaatcGTATTATTAGCCACTACTGTCCGTTTTGGCATTGATATcactaataataactattaagtattatattatattattactaaaattttacataaaattatattattatgagCAAAGGTAATTCtgcttattttatatataagaaaaaaactaaaaattgaaaaagttatatgttttgttagaatcttttaaataatttataattcttACCCTTTTGTAGAAGAAATTTCGAAACTCCAAATTTCCCATACAATGCAGCACAATGCAAAGCTGTTCCCATATcacactaaaattaaaaacagcacaaATACAAAAATGGTAGCTGtcaaaactgttttaaatattaaactttaataaatttacagtaGCATTCACTGGCATTCCATTTGAAAGAAGCAACTCTACAACTTTTTCATGTCCATTTCTGGCAGCAAAATGCAAAGGACTATGTTTATGTATTGCATCAAAAAATACTGTACGGTCATAAAGTAAGATTAATTGAACCTAttggaaaaacataaaaaaattatacaacatgtaaaaagaaatttcaagaataaattaaagaattgattaaacaaattttattaaattactgattatttatgaaaatattatttttaatttagttataaaagtttgcattatactgttttatatatatatattaatactgACTTgtattgtccataaattattGGAGACAATAAAACAGGGACAAtgcaatactaaaaaaatatacttattagattttcaaaatgcttaaatcataaaaactccAAATAAAAACCATGGTGAAATAAAATGAACATTAGATTATTGTTTGGCATGTCTTCGTCAAGCCAACTTTGCAAATAGACTAcattattttcatagttttgatttttcttctatttacacatatattaaaataaattatcaaaacaagacTTACTGTAGAAAATCTACCATACATTGCTGCAAGGTCAAGAGCTGATTCTTCTTTTGCATTTCTTAAATGTAAGTCAGCATGGCACtaaccaaaaattttgaaaaaataataaacattaaatatataaaaatttaaatacataaagttcttttatttgattgtaacttcaagaaatttatttcaGGTTACtaatttaaagttcaattaatttaaattcaagttatttacaaactaaaattttaaaattgaaatgttgtaagaaaaaaattgattctcTAAGTGGTCCTTGAATCTTAGTTTGTAAAACCTATGTATGAATATAAaatccaaaatataaaaagatcaaaaatccaaaaagaatttaaagacAAATCTTAGTATAAATGCACTTTATTACCAGATTTTGACTTTTGAGAGATCAAAACCTAGTTTTTAATTAAGCTCAATAAAAAATGTAGCGAccaaataaaaagcaaatagatttattcatttttattatctagATTCTATTACAAGATTCTGttaggaataaaaaaaattaagaaagttaTTAGATGATAGAACGGAAAACAGCTCCTGAGCAAAATTTTACCTAACAAAGAAGAAGTAGGTCATCAGCCCTTACTCAGTTGCTGACAAAATTGTTCATTATTGTTTCCATTAGATAATACCTCAGCATTAGAGACATAATGGttattgaaacaaaattaaactaaGTTATTCCCTTAAGCAGTTtactattttgaaattaaatatttatcaaaagaaagaaCAAGATAAATGAATATCCAGCTGTTCACTTCATTCATACGGTCACTGGAACAGTAAacttattttgttgtttaatgGCTAATTTATTCAAAGTCTATTGGTAAAAATACGTAGTATATagatcttaaaaaacttttattacgtaCAATTTCACAGGAAAGAAAGTAGAACTTGTTGCCATTTTTGCAAGTGAGTCATCTGAAAAATCAAATTACAAAGGATTCCTACAATCCATAAATGTTACTGGTTTAGTCCAGATTGACCATCAGGTATTAGAGACTGTGGAGGCTAGTTGATGAATCAATTGCTCCTTGATTTGACACAACAACTAGTAATACTGGCTGGAAGGTGGGATGTGTTGCTTTAATCAAAATAGAAATTGATAAGGAAATTTTGTAGATTGCTTATTGGCATCAAACTTAGTCACTTGGCACATTAAACATGTCAAGGAAGCAGTTAATGGAACAATGGTCTAACAATTTTGCCtaaaattattaattccaaTAACTGCTTGACAATTGTTTGCCTTTGTGGAGAATTACAGGATAGAAAGAAATCGGACGCTTATCGTTGTGTAAGATTCATGCACAAGAGCTATAGGTCTTTAAATACATAACATTAGATCACATATACTTGTGTTTAGACCAGGACTAATGCAAACCTATAATCTTAAAAGAATGGCAGATTTCATTGCACTGTTTCAAGCCAATCTGAATTTTCATTATTGAATTAATTATCAATCACCAGTACATCACAGATATGCAGTGGTATTGCAAATTTGTCAGTACAGCAGCAGACATGTTTTTAATTGGTATTTAACTCAACATTTAGTCGTGTTCCTTCTGTTTGATCTGCAGCAATCAAATGAGCAGCAGCCTGCAAATTGTTACTGTTACTGGATGAGACAAGATGAAGTaaatagagcaagataatggttgacatatataatatactttgtATACttcaatttaaactttaaaatataaaatctatagggtctaaaatttaaaacacgaAGCCTATAAACTTCAAGGGGTCAagacaacttatttatttgagctttttgaaaaaaattaaatacgatgaattttaatgtttaaatgtatttttataataaagtattttatgaaaatatttataactttacttatatttaaaagttacattgaaattaatttaaattgtatttacaaaatttacaagCTGCTAAATAAACTAACATTAATTgctaaataaagatatttatagtGACCTAAACACTTAATCGTTTCAATTTGCAATTGTTTATTATGTTTGGTTTTTAGATAagtatataaagatttttttttggttatacatatattttttattcttaaaattgataacaaacatcaACTGtcagcttaaaaacaacaaaacacaagtttaaaaataactggTACTAATTGGTTAAGTTACCCAATCtgcaaatacttaaaaaaagattacctCTAAAAGAACTTTAACAACTTTAGTATGACCATATTGTGATGCCACATGTAGTGCTGTATCACCAGCTAAATTCtgcaacaacaaataaaatacattacTACAATAAATCTGCTTGGAAAACACATGAACAAATCTtgttttaatttgcttttaaacaaaatcatactaaataaggctgcaagcaacaacTATTAATCAgaacttaaaactaaaagttaataaatgttaaaaaaatcaaatgcttTGAGCTAAATAAAAGAgtacattaactttaattttaatttatttagtgacactctaataatttaaataagcagcattacaaaaatgaaaaagctagcttatatatatatatatatatatatatatatatatatatatatatatatatatatatatatatatatatatatatatacacaatatatatccTTTATTATAGAGATAAAGTTTCTATTTAAAACCAGGTTTAAGTAGTTAACAGATTCTAAGGGCGCAAAAACTTCAGTATAgatcaatttataaaaagttttgaataaaagagttatttatattattattttaattttttatttgttaaaggTACAACATTGATTATATGcttgaatttagtttttttattttcatataaaataaaaataaacttttacaacttttaacaaGAAGTAATAAGCATGTTAACATTGCAACTTTTGGAGTAAATTTTACAACaacatgcaaataatttatttgaaaaaaaaagaattgtatcAAATATCCTGTTAGATTTGTACATAATAACAATtctaaactttttgatttaacttCAAATAATTAGTTTACTTAGTAAACTGTTCACTTTAGAGGTAACATTATCAGGAAGATAACCAAATAGAAAAGAAATAGAGaccaagaatggaaccttgtggtaccccagaagttaatAGAAATGAAATGTTTTCCATTAAGAATAACCTTAATACAGCAGTTAGAAAAGAatgattcaataatttaaaaaattttcacataCACACTATATGAAGTGAGCTTATGGTGAAGACCAACATGCTAGACTTTATCAAAAGTCTTAGATATGTCAAATATAATAGGTCTTGCCTCACTGCTTCGGTCTAACAAGTTAACAAGTCAGCAGAATTAAAGAGGattaaaaatgtgtataaaaattgtttgatatacttaataaaaaagtaataaactgttTGATTATCTCATCTTTAATATTACCAAAAACCATTTTCCCAAAcaatcaaaaccttttttaaaaaaagtttttttattgttaaggaagtttttatttaatttagaaaaatagttttcttgGCTATtcctaaaattagttttttttcaatttaactttttttgtataaacctttttctaaaacaaatttgaaaccaattgtttttaaattatctaactTTGTCTGTAGCATGTATTCACCTCCTTAAAAATAGTGAGCCGTGAGCTTTCATCACATTTATTTAGGAAtgataattcattttattttaaaacaaaatctccTTTTATTTCCACATTTTTTCAGTGATGTTCCTAGAAACATTCtcactgaaaaaatatttagcagTAAATgaattttcacaatttttatttttttcattgaaagaATATggttttattcgtttttaaaaaaaaatatataaatattttttattgtgttgGTAAAAATcattatctatattttaaatctttttacacATTTGaacttgcatttaaaataaaacaagcaaaacttaattaaagtttgcgaaaaaatttatttaacacctGTTAGAACTATATGTTGAATGTGTTGCTGTAATAAGCTTTAGAATTTTGTAGTTTCTTATAATAGCttattttataagaaactataaaataagcttttatgtttaaatttaatttaaactatgtttaaaagccacaaataaaaacaacttataatcaaattcacaaaattttaaacttatgattacatataaaagataaaaaatggcatacaaatagttatttttaataaaacttataataaatgaaaacattctaaaaaagtCTTAAGTTGATTTCcttatataaagtaatattcaaaattttcattttttacttttttaaacttaattaaattttgaattattttctttttttgttttgcaataattttcatctgttgagaaaacaaaaaaaaaacaaaaaaagtcagATCATTCAAAGGATGTAACAACATACCGGTTCATTTACACTGGCTCTTGAAGGTCCTCTGGTAATAAGTAGTGATGCAACTTCATCATGTCCATTAAAAGCAGCAAGATGTAAAGGAAAACTTCCTAAAAAAGCTaaacattttagatttttataaattct is drawn from Hydra vulgaris chromosome 07, alternate assembly HydraT2T_AEP and contains these coding sequences:
- the LOC136082696 gene encoding ankyrin repeat and sterile alpha motif domain-containing protein 1B-like, with amino-acid sequence MGKEHEILQAAQTGNLGKLEALLTQKSKVFGLFKGPNINWRDDSGYTALHLAALNGQKDVVCFLLHNDASANIPDNAGSFPLHLAAFNGHDEVASLLITRGPSRASVNEPNLAGDTALHVASQYGHTKVVKVLLECHADLHLRNAKEESALDLAAMYGRFSTVQLILLYDRTVFFDAIHKHSPLHFAARNGHEKVVELLLSNGMPVNATCDMGTALHCAALYGKFGVSKFLLQKDQVYDQIGDIVIGSPLAPVLANLFMGNFEEK